ttcctgaaaaagcacaagatcaaatctgcacagacacagccctggaaccccgacctgggatattctatctactacccaagatccataaacctggaaatcctgggcaccccatcatctcaggcattggcaccctgacaacaggattgtctggctatgtagactccctcctcaggccctatgctaccagcactcccagctaccttcgagacaccactgacttcctgaggaaacttcaatccatcggtgatcttcctgataacaccatcctggccactatggatgtagaagccctctacaccaacattccacacaaagatggactacaagccgtcaggaacactatccccgataatgtcacggctaacctggtggctgaactttgtgactttgtccttacccataactatttcacatttggggacaatgcataccttcagatcagcggcactgctatgggtacccgcatggccccacagtatgccaacatttttatggctgatttagaacaacgcttcctcagctctcgtcccctaaagcccctactctacttgcgctatattgatgacatcttcatcatctggacccatggaaaagaagcccttgaggaattccaccatgatttcaacaatttccatcccaccaccaacctcagcctggtccagtccacacaagagatccacttcctggacactacagtgctaataaacaatggtcacataaacaccaccctataccggaaacctactgaccgctattcctacctgcatgcctccagctttcaccctgaccacaccacacgatccatcgtctacagccaagctctgcgatacaaccgcatttgctccaacccctcagacagagacaaacacctacaagatctctgtcaagctttcttacaactacaatacccacctgcggaagtaaagaaacagattgatagagccagaagagttcccagaagttacctactacaggacaggcctaacaaagaaaataacagaacgccactagccgtcaccttcagcccccaactaaaacccctccaacgcattattaaggatctacaacctatcctaaaggatgacccaacactctcacaaatcttgggagacaggccagtccttgcctacagacagccccgcaacctgaagcaaatactcaccaacaaccacataccacacaacagaaccactaacccaggaacttatccttgcaacaaagcccgttgccaattgtgcccacatatctattcagggacaccatcacagggcctaataacatcagccacactatcagaggctcgttcacctgcacatccaccaatgtgatttatgccatcatgtgccagcaatgcccctctgccatgtacattggtcaaactggacagtctctacgtaaaagaataaatggacacaaatcagatgtcaagaattataacattcataaaccagtcggagaacacttcaatctctctggtcacgcaatcacagacatgaaggtcgctatcttaaaacaaaaaaactacaaatccagactccagcgagaaactgctgaattggaattcatttgcaaattggatactattaatttaggcttaaatagagactgggagtggctaagtcattatgcaaggtagcctatttcctcttgttttttcctacccccccccccagatgttctggtttaacttggatttaaacttggagagtggtcactttggatgggctatcaccagcaggagagtgaatttgtgtgggggggtggagggtgagaaaacctggatttgtgctggaaatggcctaacctgaagattactttcgataagctattaccagcaggacagtggggtgggaggaggtattgtttcatattctctgtgtatatataaagtctgctgcagtttccacggtatgcatctgatgaagtgagctgtagctcacgaaagctcatgctcaaataaattggttagtctctaaggtgccacaagtactccttttctttagacaagtttgatgtcttcaagtcaccagggcctgatgaaatacatcctagaatactcaaggagctgagtgaggagatatctgagccactagcgattatcttcaaaaagtcatggaagacgggagagactccagaggactggaaaagggcaaatatagtgccaatttataaaaagggaaataaggataaccgggggaattacagaccagtcagcttaacttctgtacccagaaagataatggagcaactaattaagcaatcagtttgtaaacacctagaagataagaaggtggtaagtaacagtcagcatggatttgttaagaacaaatttTGTCAAATGAACCTAATATTTCTTTGACCGGATAACATGCCTTGTGGATAGGGTGGAGGTGGTAGATGTGGTCGGTCTTGACTTTTGATgcggtctcgcatgaccttctcataaacaaactgcagaattcaacctagatggagctactataaggtgggtgcataattagttggaaaatcgttcccagagagtagttagtggttcacagtcatgatGGAAGGGCATAACCAGTGGGGtccaaaatgatctggacaaactggagaaatagtctgcagtaaataggatgaaagtcaagaaggacaaatgcaaagtactccccttaggaaggaacaatcagttgcacacatacaaaatgggaaatgactgctcaGGAaagagttctgcagaaagggatctggggctcaCAGTGGATCGCaggctaaatatgaatcaacaatgtaacactgttgcaacaAAAACATTTCTGGGATCCTGGGAACAGGCGTCGATCACCCTGTTAGCCACTGGGTAGAACTGAGCAGCGAGGCACAGAGTGTATGAGCTAGTTGCCGAGCAAACACTTGACCAGGTACTTGGTGAGGCACTGAACTATTCAGTTATATCGTTATTTTAGCCCCATtctctaggacaggggttctcaaactgggggttgggacccctcaggtgGTCACGAGGTTATGACCTGGgaggttgcgagctgtcagcctccaccccaaaccccgcttcacctccagcatttataatggtgttaaatatttttttaagtgtttttaattgatatggggcggggggtcgcactcagaggcttgctgcgtgaaagaggtcaccactacaaaagtttgagaaccacggaTCTAGGATACGATCGACAGACCTGGGTACaatatttccacacacacacacacccccgcccagAATCCTTTAGGAAGTGAAACCAGGATTTCCCCACAACTACTGCCCACCCCTCCAGCTGAGAACTGTATTTCAGAGACAAACCTGCCCCCGTTATGGCTGGGCTGCCATCTGTGAGAGAGCAATTCCTGCCTGGGAAATCCCAGGTACTGAATGTGGAACAACGGATCACAGTGACACAATCGGAAGGATGTTTGGGTTTGGTGTGTTCTTTCCCCCCACATCTTCACTGACGTTCCTGATGGATTCTCCTACAGCCGCACCGGGGAAGTTGGAACAATGCTGAGGCCTCTGCTGATCCCCTTGACATACTTCTGTCTTCACACCTGGCTGGGAATCCCTCAGGTAAACTCTTAAGCTTTGCCAGTGGAGCACTCTGtgttttcttgtttttctgcTCAAGGCTATGCAGGCACCCACACTGCCTGAGACCCATAGACGTGTAGGGCTGGGAGAGACcgcgagaggtcatctagtgcagccTTGtgcgctgaggcagggccaagtgcACCGAGACCAGcccggacaggtgtttgtctaatcagGGCCCCACAACCCCTTCcgcagtggctggtaggggaaccccgGCCCTCCCACTAAGCTGGGTTCCCATCCCGGGACCCTCTgaccagcagccaaggtctgttccgtcagactccttgctgctgcctccctggatATCTTCCTACCACAGCCCTTTTCCAGCCCGCACAGCCTCTCCCGGCTCATCCTTCTTTCAGGGCTGGGCTCCCCCTTGGAATCCCCCAACAGGATTCCAAACCAAAAGAACAAAATTAAACCAATTTCTGCCCAGCTCaggcttcctccccaccctgcaggAGTCTCTCTGTTCCCCTCAGGTCTCTTCACTGCCAGGAGAGGGACTGCCAaggtctttcccctctccctgcagcccctcaaaCTCTAGTCCAAACTCCCCCTAGGCTTTACCAACACTGCCCCCGGCTTCCTCCTGGTCCAAGGCAACTCACCTCTGGCCACAGGCTTCACGGCCCCCACCCTCGTAGGCCTCCTTCTGGCTCTGGGCCCTCCATTTCTAGCTCCGGGCCTCTCTCTGCCTTTAGCCCAAGCGGGGACATCCCCAGCCACCCCAGCTGGGTTTGATCACCAGTTATGCCTAACACCCCTCCGAGTGCCATCCGCAGCCTAAAGGGGTTCAGGCTCCTGTTAATCTCTGGTTAACCAGTCTGGGGTTTATACAACCCACCACAGCGCTGTTGTCGTCCTCCATGCGTGTTTGGGGGTTGGATCCTGGATGGAACCTTCCCACGGGCACCGCCAGCCCTGGGGCATGCAGTGCATGGCTGGCATACGGAGATGGCAACCCACTGACTCCCCCTGAGGTAAATGGGGGTGTTTTCTAGATATTTGCATGGGAATGGATTGGGATCTCAGTCCCTCCTAGCTCCCTCCCATATCTCTTGTGCCCCATGCTTTGTCTTCcctattaatgacaggtttcagagtaacagccgtgttagtctgtattcgcaaaaagaaaaggagtacttatggcaccttagagactaaccaatttatttgagcatgagctttcgtgagctacagctcacttcatccgaggtgagctgtagctcacgaaagctcatgctcaaataaattggttagtctctaaggtgccacaagtactccttttctttttccctattAATGTATCCCTTCCTGCCTTTCTTcctaacctccccctccccacctgcacaTAGGATATCTATTACACTAACAAAGTCCTCAGTAAACTAAAAATGCATCTGTAATGATTACAGTGCTCACTGGTCCTTGAGTGTGCCCCCgctcccctcaaaaaaaaaaaaatcatggagccaACATAACATTTGCCATACAACACACTGTGGATTCTGCCTATATGTTCCACCCCTTTCATCAGTCTTGTCTATTTTGAGGTAAGCCCCTAAGGGCAGAGGCCATCTCTCAGCGTGTTTGTACAGGgctgagcacaatggggccctgatcctgggtGTGACCTCTAGGTGGTATTGTAACACAAATGCTAATGTGACTGTACGTTTCCTTTATTCTCCCAGACAAAATGTGAGGTGAAGCTGAGCATGATGGATGACGCTTTTGATGACCAATATCTAGGATGTGCTAAAGAAATGGATGGAATTGCACCTGGACtgctagaaaaagaaaagagcaagTCCTCACTGCTTAGAACGGTATGGGAAAAAGCAGAACAAAAAtgggaaaaagtaaaaaaaaaaaaaaaaatttctcgcCCCAGAGACTTTAAAGATAAGCAGGGAATAGCCATAGTAGCCTATACTGACAAAATCGAAATCTACAATGAAGTTTTTCCAACTACATTTAATAAGGCAGTGAGAGAGAATGGGACATCTCAAGCGGATTACATGGCCCATTTCCATTTCAAAGCCTTTCACTATTATTTGACAACTGCTCTACAGCTCTTACGAAAGGGGTATGATGTGACGTATAACAGGAAGGTGTACTGGGGCACTCGGACTAAATACACAGGATCAGGTGACATGAGGTTTGGACACTTTGCCTCTTCATCAATTGAGGAAAAAGAGGCTGAAAAATTTGGTACAAACACATTTTTCACCATCCGGTCATGCTTTGGAGTTGAAATCTGGAAATTCTCATATGATCGTCTCCAAAAAGAAGTGTTAATCCCAGTCCATGAGACATTCAATGCAGCCAATGTACAAGGGAGTAACCACTTTGTCCTACAGAGCACAAACCGGACCTGCAGCCGTTTTAACTGCGCGTACCTGGGCGGTGAGTACTGGGCTCAACATGAGAAATATGTGTGGGGCTTTTTGCTGTGGAGAATTTGAAAACCCCACCTCAGGGAGAGCTGATGAGAGGGACGCTGACTTGGGGACTTGccaccagggctgggggagacaggCTGCCGCGACTCTTGCTGCTAGAGATCCTCAGGCTGGGGTGGGTGGACACTAGGGCCCAATACTTACTGAGGAAAGAGAAGGTGCCTagacgtctcacacacacacacacacatcagggcTAGGGACGAtggtgaggaacttcagagagatcTAACCAACTAAGTtgggtgaatgggcaacacaACATCAGGTGAAATTCACTGACACATTCAATGTAATGCAGATTGTGAGGAATAATTTCCCTGGATTGTTAATGAGCTATATCAACTCAGAAGGAAACCCGGCCCTCATTGTGGAGACTTCAACGCAAATCTCAATGAAAACCTCTGTTCAATGTGCTACTAGGTctataaaggaaacaaaatgctAGCAAGCATAAGGAATGATGGAATGGAgaataatgtaaaaatattgtAACACCATTATATGAATCAAGGGGGCACACTTCATTGGGATTAGGGTTGGCTCTGATTACCCAAGATCTAAAAGATTTATTGGAAGATGGTGGGTGGGAAAAGAGTTGAGAGAAGGGGGATGAAAATGATCAGAGCTCTGGAGAGATTGGGATGGTTTAGTTAAGACAAAAAAGGTGATACGGAAAATGGTAGTGTCTAATTTACCACTTTATCATAAAACATGAATAAACTGAAGATTCACTAATTAAAATAGGTTAAGGGATTATAGAATGCAGGGTTAacttgtagaactcattgccaaaaGGTTTCcatgaggccaagagcttagtagAATTCAAAAAGAGAATTAGCTATTTAGACAGTGAGAATCTCCACAGTTGTTACAtaggataaaaaaaaatttaaaagagcAATAAACCCTTAGGCCTGAGGTCATAAGGCAGTTACTAACTGCCAGGGTTGGGGAAGTAATTTCCTGTATGTGTAGGGAATTCAACTCTGGGGTTTCTTACAGCTTCTCCTGATGCAGCTGGGCCTGACCTCAGTCAGGGACAGGACACCAGGCTAGATGTAGCCTGTTGGCGGGATCCAGTCTGACAATTACTATGTTTCTTTGGAAATAGTAGAATGGAGTTGAAAATTCTACCTAAGGTCACATTTCATTGACCCTCTCTGTTTGTACCGTAGGAGAGAAGAACGAAAAGTGTGTTGACAACTCTGGtaagaaagaaacattttgttttcattgatcTGACCATAACTTGCCTCTGTAttgaggggcagggctgagaCCAACCCCACCAGGCAAACATGTCATACACAGGGAAACAACTTGAGGAAAAAAGTGGGGTGAACAGCATGGTCCATCTATTTATCCAGGTTCTCGTATGGAGCTCATGacttgtatctgagcaccttcacGTCTGACTCAATTCCATGCGCAGCTGATTTCTGAAAAGAAATTTTGAGAATAACCCCCTAGAGCACTAGAGATTCATCTTCAGTGTTCTGAACTATAAGCTGAACACACATCCCCTAACCCTACAACACAAG
The Eretmochelys imbricata isolate rEreImb1 chromosome 1, rEreImb1.hap1, whole genome shotgun sequence DNA segment above includes these coding regions:
- the LOC144270341 gene encoding ecto-ADP-ribosyltransferase 5-like isoform X3; translated protein: MLRPLLIPLTYFCLHTWLGIPQTKCEVKLSMMDDAFDDQYLGCAKEMDGIAPGLLEKEKSKSSLLRTSTNRTCSRFNCAYLGGEKNEKCVDNSATRRGLAFPSVLSPSLFGGPILLVHVTALKLFADF
- the LOC144270341 gene encoding ecto-ADP-ribosyltransferase 5-like isoform X1, which codes for MLRPLLIPLTYFCLHTWLGIPQTKCEVKLSMMDDAFDDQYLGCAKEMDGIAPGLLEKEKSKSSLLRTVWEKAEQKWEKVKKKKKISRPRDFKDKQGIAIVAYTDKIEIYNEVFPTTFNKAVRENGTSQADYMAHFHFKAFHYYLTTALQLLRKGYDVTYNRKVYWGTRTKYTGSGDMRFGHFASSSIEEKEAEKFGTNTFFTIRSCFGVEIWKFSYDRLQKEVLIPVHETFNAANVQGSNHFVLQSTNRTCSRFNCAYLGGEKNEKCVDNSATRRGLAFPSVLSPSLFGGPILLVHVTALKLFADF
- the LOC144270341 gene encoding ecto-ADP-ribosyltransferase 5-like isoform X2 — its product is MLRPLLIPLTYFCLHTWLGIPQTKCEVKLSMMDDAFDDQYLGCAKEMDGIAPGLLEKEKSKSSLLRTVWEKAEQKWEKVKKKKKISRPRDFKDKQGIAIVAYTDKIEIYNEVFPTTFNKAVRENGTSQADYMAHFHFKAFHYYLTTALQLLRKGYDVTYNRKVYWGTRTKYTGSGDMRFGHFASSSIEEKEAEKFGTNTFFTIRSCFGVEIWKFSYDRLQKEVLIPVHETFNAANVQGSNHFVLQSTNRTCSRFNCAYLGGEKNEKCVDNSD